The following is a genomic window from Streptosporangiales bacterium.
GCTGGCGATCGGCGTGCTCCTGGTGGCCGCCGCGCTGGTGCTGGCGAAGCGTGGCGCCTTGCGCCGTCCGACCTGACCGGTCAGCGGAGGCCGAGTGCGCGGCTCGACGCCAGCGTCACGAGGCGGTCGACCAGCGCCGGGTAGTCGAGACCCTGCGCGGCCCAGAGCTGCGGGAACATCGACATCGGCGTGAAGCCGGGCATGGTGTTGATCTCGTTGACCAGCAGCCGGCCGTCGTCGGCGTAGAAGAAGTCGACCCGCGCCAGGCCCTCGCACGACAGCGCCTCGAAGACGTCGACGGACATCGCGCTCGCACGCGCGGCGATGTCGGCGGGCACGTCGGCGGGGATGCGCAGGTCGAGGTGCTCCTCGTCGAGGTACTTGGCCTCGAAGTCGTAGAACTCGTGCTCGCTGCCGTACAGCACCTCGCCCGGCGCGGTCGCCTCCGGGGGGTCGTCGCCGAGTCCCTGCAGCACGCCGCACTCGATCTCGCGCCCCGCGACCATCGCCTCGACGAGCACCTTGGGGTCGTGTGTGCGCGCGAGCTCGATCGCGTCGACCGCCGCGGCGACGTCGCCGGCCTTGCTGACACCCATGCTCGACCCTGCCCGCGCGGGCTTCACGAACACGGGGAAACCGAGCTCGGCGACCTTCGCGAGCACGCCTTCGCGGTCGACGCGCCAGTCGCGGTCACGGATGACGACGTACGGCCCGACCTCGATGCCGTGACCCTGCAGCACGACCTTGGTGTAGTGCTTGTCCATCGACGCGGCGGACGCGAAGACCCCGGCACCGACGTACCTGATGCCCGCCATCTCGAACATGCCCTGGATCGTGCCGTCCTCGCCGTACGGACCGTGCAGCAACGGCAGGACGACGTCGACGGTGCCGAGCTCGCGCGGCACCTCGTCGCGGTCGAGCACGACGAGGCCGCGGTCGCCGCCGTCGGACGGGAGCACGATCTCCGCCCCGGTCGGGTCGACCTCGGGGAGCTTGCCGTCGGCGATCGCCAGCCGCTCCGGCTCCGCGGACGCCAGCACCCACCTACCGTCGTGCGCGATGCCCACCGGGAGGATCTCGTACCGGTCCGGGTCCATCGCCTGCATGACGCTGCCGGCGGTGGCGCACGAGATGGCGTGCTCGCTGCTGCGGCCGCCGAACACGACGGCCACCCGGATCTTCCGCGGTCGGTCACTACCCATGCCGGCGACCCTACCCCGAGCGATGTCCACCCTCGGCAGCCCTGTTCGTCACCTGGCTCTCAGGATCGACGTGAGGACGCGGAGGGTGAGAGCGCCGCCGCCGAGGAGGAGGACGTACGCGATCAGGTGGTAGAGGCCGAGCGTCGGGGTCACCGGCGGTCCCTCCGCAGAGCCGAGCAGGATCACGCCGACGATGCCGGCGGCGGTGGCGAGCAGGGTCAGCAGGGTCTGGTGGACCAGTCGGGTCACGAAGCGGCGGTCACGGTCGTCGGCGAGCACCCGCGTGCCGCTCGACAGGCGTCCGTGCTCGAGCGCACTGGTGAGCCGGTCCAGCCGCCGCGGCAGCCGCCGGATCAGCGGGAGCAGGTTGACGACCTCGGCCATCGCCGTGGCACGCAGGGAGTCAGGGCGCAGCGTCTGGTGCAGGTGCGCGGCGGCGAACGCCCGCGACTCGTCGACGATGTCGAACCCGGGAGCGAGCCGGGCGAGCGTGCCCTCCACGGTGGCGAGCGCACGGAACACCGCGGCCAGCTCGGGCGGAACGGACACGCCGTAGCGGGTCACGAGCCGGAAGAGGTCGGTGAACATGTCGACGTCGACCGCGACGCCGGGACCCAGGTGCCGGGCCATGAACCGCCCGATCCCCCGCTCGAGCGCCGTCTCGTCGATGTCCTCCGGACGGTCCGCGACGTCGACCAGGGCGTCGCTGAGCGCGAGGGCGTCGCCGTTGTCCACCGCGAGGAGCATGCGCTGCAGGACGCCGCGCAGCCCGGCGTCGAGCCGTCCCACGGAGCCGAAGTCGAGCAGGCCCAGGCGTCCGTCGCGCAGCAGCATGAGGTTGCCCGGGTGCGGGTCGGCGAGGAACACACCGTCGAGCATGATCTGCGTCAGCAGGGTGTGCAGCAGCGTGCGCGCGAGTGCGGTGCGGTCGAGGCCGCGTTCCTCGATGATCGGCTCGGCGCGGTCGAGGGGCAGGCCGTCGAGGTAGTCCATGACCAGGACGCGGCTGGTGCACAGCTCGGTGTGGACGCCGGCCATGACGACGTCGTCGTAGCTGCGCGCCGCAGCGACCCGCTTCATGTTGCGCGCCTCGACCGTGAAGTCGAGCTCCTCGAGGAGCGCCTCCGCGTACCCGTCGGCGAGCACCCTGATGCCGATGGCACGCGCCCAGGAGGCACGCTGGTCCAGCATCCGCGCGATGCGCAGGGTGATGTCGAGGTCGCCGATGACGATTCGCCCGATGCCGGGGCGCTGCGTCTTGACGACGACCTCGGCGCCGGAGCGCAGGCGGGCGCGGTGGACCTGGCCGATGGACGCCGCGGCGAGCGGTTCGTGGTCGAACTCGGCGAACGCGTCCTCGACGGGGCCGAGCTCCTCGACGAGCAGCTCCTCCAGCTCCGCCCACTCGACCGGTGCCACGTGGCTGTGCAGCCGGCTCAGCTCATGGGTGAACTCCGGCGGCAGCAGGTCGTGCCTGGTCGACAGGATCTGACCGAACTTGACGAACGCGACCCCGGCCTCCTCGAGCGCGAGCCTGAGCTGCCTGGCCAGCTCCGCCCGCTGCTGGATGGTCGGCTTGCGCCGCCCGGTCGTGTAGCCGCTCAGGCCGTGCCGGACGGCGATCCGGCTGACCTGGGCGTACCTCCTGGTCCTGCGCCGCCAGTCGCGGAACGCGCGGTACCAGCGCAGCGGCCTCGGCATCGATCCGACCGGGGCGACGACCTCGCCGACCATCAGCAGGACCATCGCGGCCAACATCCCGATCCCGACCCACAAGATGACGAACGGCCATCCCTCGCCCTGGACGCGCTGACCCAGCGCGACCGCCGACGTCGCCACGCCCACGAGCCCGGCGACGACGAGACGCACCGGGCCCGCCCGAAGCTCGAGCAGGCGCCTGGCGGCGACACTGAGGATGACGACCCACACGGCGATGAAACCGGCGGTGAGCAGGAGGTCTACGGCACGCACCATGAGATCACCCCACACGGTCCCGGTTGCGTCTCGGTTGCGGCGACCTTGACCGGATGCGGGGCGACACGCGGCCGTCCCGCCGGGCAGCATGGGGTGATGAACTCCAACCACGCCGCACCGCCCGGCCGCGCCGCAGACACTATCCTCGTCGCCGCCGGCCGGCCGCCCCGGACGCCCGACGCCCCCCTCAACCCGCCGCTCGTGCTCGCCTCCCCGTACGCGGCGGGCGGCGAGCACGAGTACGGCAGGCTCGGGAGCCCGGTCTGGGAGGCCTTCGAGGAGGTGCTCGGCGCGCTCGAGGGTGGCCAGGCCCTGGCGTTCGCCTCCGGCATGGCCGCGGCGAACGCGGTGCTCGACACGGTGCCGGACGGCGGCACGGTCGTCGCACCGCGGCACGCGTACAACGGCGTGCTCACCCTCCTCGACCGGGCGGCCACGCGCGGCCGCGTCAAGGTCGTCACCGTCGACGTCGCCGACGGCGCTGCCGTCCGCGAGGCGTGCGCCGGGGCGTCGATGCTGTGGCTGGAGTCCCCGACCAACCCCGCGCTCGAGGTCGCCGACATCCCCGCGGCCTGCGCCGCCGCGCGCGACCACGGCTGCACCGTCGTCGTCGACAACACCTTCGCCACGCCGCTCCTGCAGCGCCCGCTCGACCTCGGGGCCGACGTCGTCGTGCACTCCGCGAGCAAGTACCTCGCGGGGCACAGCGACCTGGTGCTCGGCGCGGTCGTCACCCGCGACGACGCGCTGCACGACCACGTCGACTCCGTCCGCAGGTCCGCCGGCGCGATCGCCGGACCGTTCGAGACGTGGCTCGCGCTGCGCGGCATGCGCACGCTCCACCTCCGGATGGAACGCGCCCAGGCGAACGCCGCCGCGCTCGCGGAACGCCTCGCCGCCCACCCCACCGTCGTACGCGTGCGCTACCCCGGGCTCCCCGACGACCCCGGGCACGCGCGCGCCACGGCGCAGATGGACGGCTACGGCGCCATCGTCTGCCCGGAGCTCGCCGACGCCGCCGCGGCCGACTCGCTGTGCGCGGGGGTGAGGCTGTGGGCGCACGCCACCAGCCTCGGCGGCGTGGAGTCGACCCTCGAACGCCGCCGTCGCTGGTCCGGCGAGCCCGACACCATCCCCGCGGGCCTGGTACGCCTCAGCGTCGGCGTCGAGCACGTCGACGACCTGTGGGCCGATCTCGCCCAGGCACTCGACGCGATCGGCTGACGGGACGTCGTCAGCCGTACCACTCGGGCTTCGCGCTGCGGCCCATCAGGTTGCGGACGGCGTCCATCGGCGACACGTCGCCGTGGACGACCTCGACGACCGCCTCGGTGATCGGCATCTCGACGTCGTTGCGCACGGCCAGCTCGAGGATCGACTGGCACGACTTGACGCCCTCGGCGACCTCACGCGTGTCGGCGATCACGTCGGCGAGCGACTCGCCGCGGCCGAGACGCTCGCCGAACGTGCGGTTGCGCGAGAGCGGCGACCCGCAGGTCGCCACGAGGTCGCCGAGACCGGCGAGCCCGGCGAACGTCTGCATGTCGGCTCCGAGCGCCACGCCGAGGCGTACGCACTCGGCAAGTCCCCTGGTGATGAGCATCGACCGGGTGTTGTCGCCGAATCCCATGCCGATGGAGAGGCCGACGGCGAGTGCGATCACGTTCTTGGTCGCGCCGCACAGCTCGGAGCCGACGACGTCGGTGCCGGTGTACGCGCGGAAGTACGACGTGTGGCAGGCGTCCTGGACGAGCGTCGCCGTGTCGAGCTCGGTGCTCGCCACGACCGTCGCGGCGGGCTGTCGCGCCGCGATCTCCTTCGCGAGGTTGGGTCCGCTGACGACGGCGATCCTCTCGTCGCCGGCGCCGGTGACCTCGTGCATCACCTCGCTCATCCGCTTGCACGAGCCGAGCTCGACGCCCTTCATCAGGCTGACGAGCACGGTGTCACGGCCGAGCAGCGGCACCCAGCGACCGAGGTTGTCCCGCAGGCTCTGCGACGGCACCGCGAACACCGCGATCTCCGCACCGTCGGCCGCGTGCTCGGGATCGGTGGTCGCCGCGAGCGTGTCGGGAAGCACGAGACCAGGCAGGTGGACGGGGTTCTCCCGCTTGTCGTTGATCGCGTCGACGACCTCGGCGCGGCGTCCCCACAGGCGCACGTCACCGCCCGCGTCGCAGATCACCTGCGCGAACGTCGTGCCCCACGAGCCACTGCCGAACACCGCAACACGCACTAGGACTCTCCTCGATCCCTCTCGTACAGCACCTCGGGGGCGCGCTCACCACGCAGCGCGGCGAGCTGTTCCGCGATGTGTCGCATGACGACGTCCGTCGCCTCCGCCATGGCGACGGGGTCGTCCCCCCGGCCCGCGTACGCCGCCAGGTCCACCGGCGGCCCCGCCTTGATCCGCACCGTCTTTCGTGGCACCGGACGTGGCGCGCCGCGGTACGGCAGGAGGTCCTGCGCGCCCCAGGTCGCCAGCGGCACCAGCGGGACGCCGGCATGCAGGGCGATCCGGACCGCGCCCGTCTTGGCGGTCATCGGCCACAGATCCGGGTCGCGCGTGATCGTCGCCTCGGGATACACGACGACGCACGCGCCCTCGCGCGCCGCGTCGATCGCTGCGCGCAACGCCTCGCCTGCCCTGGTCGACTCCCGGTGGACGGGGATCTGCCCGAGGTCGTGCAACAGGCGTCCGACCACGGGGATCGCGAAGACGCCGTCCTTGCCGAGGAAGCGCGGGAACCGTCCCGCATCGTAGATGTAGTGCGCGATGGCGACCGGGTCGTACTCCGACAGGTGGTTGCACGCCACGACGACGCCCGTCGGTGGCAGATGCTCCTGCCCGAGCCAGATCCTGCGGGTGAGCAGCGTCGCGCTCGACCGGATGACGCCGGCCGCGAACTGCCGGAGTGCGCCACGCTTCTCGGGGATGGACACCGACACAGTCTGGCGGTGTCCTGACGTAGTGTCGAGAACCGGCCCCTCACCACCGGAAGGGCAGGACAGCGCCAGCTGCCTCCGGCGGTCTGCGACAACGGACGAGAGGACGACCCTTGGGCTCCTGGGCACTCGTCGTACCCGTGAAGCGCCTCCACCTCGCGAAGTCGCGTCTCTCCGACGTGGCGGGCGCCCGCCGCGCGGACCTCGCGCTCGCCATGGCCGCCGACACCGTCGACGCCGCGCTGCGGGCACCTGACGTGGCCGCGGTCGTCGCCGTCACCGACGACGACCGCGCCAAGGAGCAGCTCGCCGACCTCGGCGCGGTGGTGGTGGGCGACGAGCCCGACGCCGGGCTCAACCCCGCGCTCCGGCACGGCGCGGCCGTCGCGCACGCGTACGCCACGGCCGTCGGCGCGCTCTCCGCCGACCTCCCCGCCCTTCGCCCTGAGATCATGTCCACCGTCCTCGGCCACGCGGCACAGCACCGCGTCGCGTTCCTCCCCGACCTCGCTGGCACGGGCACGACCCTCTACACGACGACGGCCGACGCGGACTTCGAGCCGCGCTTCGGCGACGACTCCGCGCGGCGACACCGGAACGCGGGCGCGGTCGAGCTGCGCGCCGACGACGCGACGGTCGCCCGCCGCGACGTCGACACCAGGGACGACCTGCTCGCCGCGATCGGCCTGGGCGTCGGGCCGCGCACGTCCGCGCTGGCGCGCGAGCTGGGTCTGACCCGTTAGGGTCGCGGCATGCAGGGGACGGTCAGGACGTTCGATCCGGAGAGCCGCAGCGGTGCGGTGTTCCTCGACGACGGCACCGAGCTGGTCTTCGACGCCACCGCGTTCGACGCGGGCGGGCTGCGCCATCTGCGCCTGGGTCAGCGGGTCAGGCTGCGGACGACCGACGACACCGTGCGCGGCCGCGTGACCGTCATCACGCTGGCGACGTTCGACCTGCCTCCCCCACCCGTTCCTCCGTGGGAGCGCGAAGGACGATAGAAGTGCGGGCGCGCATGACACGGACGTGCGAAAGGCGGCCGGTCCCCTGAGGGACCGGCCGCCTTTCTGCTGGTACTACGCGACCGCGGATCAGCGTGCGCGCTTGACCGCCTTCTTCGCGGTCGTCTTCTTGGCCGTGGTCTTCTTGGCGGCCGTCTTCTTCGCCGGCGTGGCCTTCTTCGCCGCCGTCTTCTTGGCAGCCGCCTTCTTGGCGGGTGCCGCCTTCTTGGCCGTCGTCGTCTTCTTGGCGGCGGTCTTCTTGGCCGGTGCGGCCTTGGCGACCTTCTTGGCCCCGGAGACGTAGGCCTTGAACTCCGCGCCCGGCCGGAACTTCGGCGCCGCCGTCTTCTTCACACGGACCTTCTCGCCCGTGCGCGGGTTACGCGCGACGCGCGGTCCCCGTACGACCTTCTCGAAGACACCGAAGCCGGTGATCGCGACCTTCTCGCCCTTGGCGACGGCCGCGGTGATCGTGTCGAGAACGGACTCGAGTGCCTGTCCCGCTTGCCTCTTGTTCCCCTCGAAGTGGGTGGAAAGCGTCTCGACTAGTTGTGCCTTGTTCACTAATTCCCCTCCGTGAAGACACTGTGCTTGTCGAGCCCTCTCGACCCGACTCGCCGCGAGACTAGAGCGCAATCGGCTCCGACACAACGACCGGCGCCACTTTTTTCTTGTGTCGCAACGGTTTTCGGTCCGGATGACCGCCAGATCGCCCTATGTCACGGTGTTCTCACGCCACGGCGGGCCAACGGAGGCCGTCGGAGCCGTTCGCGCGAAGGCTCAGCCGGTCACGGGAAGCCAGTCGTGGCGCCCCTTCTCGAACGCCGTGACGTCGTCGACGTGGCGCAGGGTCAGGGCGACGTCGTCGAGTCCCTCCAACAGCCGCCAGCGCGTGTACTCGTCGATCTCCAGCGGCGCCTCGACGCCCTCGGCGGTGACGACGCGGGCGGCCAGGTCGACCGTGACCGGCGCCTGCGGGTCGTTCTCGGAGAGGGTCTGCAGACGGTCGACGACGTCGTCGGGCACGGTGGCGACCAGCAGGCCGTTCTTGCCCGCGTTGCTCCGGAAGATGTCAGCGAAGCGCGGCGCGATGACGGCGCGGAACCCGTAGTTCTGCAGGGCCCAGACCGCGTGCTCCCGCGACGACCCGGTGCCGAAGTCGGGACCGGCGACGAGGATCGTCGCGCCGTCGTAGCGCTCGTCGTTGAGGACGAACGAGGGGTCCTGCCGCCACGCGGCGAACAGGCCGTCCTCGAACCCGCTGCGGGTGACGCGCTTGAGGTACGAGGCCGGGATGATCTGGTCGGTGTCGACGTTCGCGCGCCGCAACGGCACCGCGCGGCCGACATGTGTCGTGAACGGTTCCATCGTCAGGCCTCCAGGTCGGCAGGTGAGCTGAGGTGGCCGGTGACCGCCGTGGCGGCGGCGACCAGAGGCGACACCAGGTGCGTGCGTCCGCCGCGTCCCTGCCGGCCCTCGAAGTTGCGGTTGGACGTCGACGCGCTGCGCTCCCCGGGAGCCAGCTGGTCGGGGTTCATGCCCAGGCACATCGAGCAGCCCGCGCCACGCCACTCCGCGCCGGCGTCGGCGAAGACCCTGTCGAGCCCTTCGCGCTCGGCCTGGCTGCGCACCTGGACCGAACCGGGGACGACGAGCATGCGCACGTCCGACGCCACCCGGCGCCCGCGCAGGACGTCGGCGGCGGCGCGGAGGTCCTCGATCCGGCCGTTCGTGCACGAGCCGAGGAACACCGTGTCGACGGAGACGTCGCGCAACGGCGTGCCCGCGCGCAGGTCCATGTACGTCAGCGCCCGCTCGGCGGACGCCCGCTTGCCGGGGTCGTCGTACGCCCCAGGGTCCGGGATAGACGCCGACAGGGGGGCACCCTGGCCTGGGTTCGTGCCCCAGGTGACGAAGGGCTCGACCGACGACGCGTCGAGGTCGACCTCCGTGTCGAACGCCGCTCCCGCGTCGGTCGGCAGGGAGCGCCAGTGGTCGAGCGCGGCCTCCCACGCCTTGCCGGTGGGCGCGCTCTCACGTCCCTCGACGTAGCTGAACGTCGTGTCGTCGGGCGCGATCATGCCCGCCTTCGCGCCCCACTCGATCGACATGTTGCACACGGTCATCCGGCCCTCCATCGAGAGCTGCCGGAACGCCTCGCCGCGGTACTCGACGATGTGACCCTGTCCGCCGCCGGTGCCCACCTGGGCGATGAGCGCGAGGACGAGGTCCTTCGCTGTGACGCCGTACGGCAGGTCGCCGTGGGCGTTGACGGCCATCAGCTTCGGCCGCGCCTGGGACAGGGTCTGCGTCGCGAGGACGTGCTCGACCTCGCTGGTGCCGATGCCGAACGCCAGGGCACCGAAGGCCCCGTGGGTGGAGGTGTGGCTGTCGCCGCAGACGATCGTCGTGCCCGGCTGGGTGAGCCCGAGCTGCGGACCGATGACGTGCACGATGCCCTGGCTCGCGTCACCCATCGGGTGCAGGCGGACACCGAACTCGGCACAGTTCTTGCGCAGCGTCTCGACCTGGGTGCGCGAGACGGGGTCGGCGATCGGCAGGCCGAGCCCGGTGGTGGGGACGTTGTGGTCCTCGGTGGCGATCGTGAGGTCGGGACGGCGCACGGTCCGGTTCGCGAGCCGGAGCCCGTCGAAGGCCTGCGGGCTCGTCACTTCGTGGATGAGGTGGAGATCGATGTAGAGCAGATCGGGTTCGCCGTCGGCGCGTCGCACGACATGGTCGTCCCACACCTTCTCCGCCAGAGTGCGGCCCATGAGAGGAACTCCTTGGTTCGACAGTCTCTTGTGTCTCGGCTCTTGTGTCTCGGATCGTGAGATGAAAGTATCGAGACATGGACAACTCTAGCGGGGTCGGCGTCCTCGACAAAGCCGTACGCATCCTCGCCGCGCTCGAGAGCGGCCCATCGTCCCTCGCGTCGCTCGTCGCGTCGACCGGCCTGGCCCGCCCGACGGCCCACCGGCTCGCCGTCGCGTTGGAGCACCATCGCATGGTCACGCGCGACGCGCAGGGCCGTTTCGTGCTCGGCCCGCGGCTCGGCGAGCTCGCGACGGCGGCCGGGGAGGATCGCCTCCTCGCGACCGCGGGACCCGTGCTCGCGCAGTTGCGCGACCAGACCGGCGAGAGCACGCAGCTGTTCCGGCGACAGGGCGACAGTCGTGTCTGCGTCGCCTCGGCGGAACGGTTGAGCGGCGGGCTGCGCGACGTCGTCCCGGTCGGCAGCGCGCTGCCGATGATCGCCGGGTCCGGCGCGCAGATCCTGCTCGCGTGGGAGGAGCCCGAGCGCCTGCACCGGGGTCTTCGGCACGCGAAGTTCTCCGCCACCACGCTCGCCCAGGTACGCCGCCGCGGCTGGGCGCAGAGTGTCAGCGAGCGCGAGCGCGGCGTCGCGTCGGTGTCCGCGCCGGTGCGCGGGCCCGGCAACCGGGTGATCGCCGCGATCTCCGTCTCCGGCCCGATCGACAGGGTCGGCCGCGCACCTGGCCGGCTCTACGCCGAGGCCGTGGTGCGGGCGTCGGAGCGCGTCAGCGAGGTTCTCCGCCGCGGCGCCTGACCCGCACCGGGGTCCCCACGGTCGCCCGCACCCCACCTGGGGTCCCCAACGGTCACCCGCACACCCACCGGGGTCCCCAGCGGGGGCGTGGGCACCTGTCGGGGACCCCAGCCGGTGTGCGCGCCCCGGCCGGGGTCCCCAGCGTTTGTGGTGTCACCTCAGCCGTCGCTGCCGAGCGTGACCGTCGCCGTGTGCGACGACCCGCCGCGCTCGTAGGTGACCCCCACCTTCTCCCCCGGGTCGTGCGACCGGGTGGCGGCGACGAGTGCGTCCGCCGAGTCGATCCGCCGGTCGCCGAGCTTCGTGACGACGTCTCCCTCGCGCAGTCCCGCCTTCGCCGCGGGACCACCACTCGTCACACCCGCCAGCCGAGCGCCCGCCGTGCCCTGGCTCACGTCCGAGACCTGCACGCCGAGGAGGGCGTGCTGCGCGGTGCCGTCGTCGATCAGCTGCTTCGCGATCGGCCAGGCCTCGCTGATCGGGATCGCGAAGCCGAGGCCGATGTTGCCCGACTGCCCCGACGACGAGCCACCCGTGCCGGCGATGGCGGAGTTGATGCCGACCACCCGGCCGTTCATGTCGACGAGCGGACCACCGGAGTTGCCCGGGTTCACCGCGGCGTCGGTCTGGATCGCGTCGAGCACGGCGCTGTCCTGCTCCGCCCCGCCGGGTCCGTTGCCCTCCGCACCGGTGGTGCGGACGGGACGGTCGAGCGCGCTCACGATGCCCGACGTCACCGTCCCGGAGAGACCGAGCGGCGAGCCGATCGCGACGACCGGGTCGCCGACGTCCAGCGACGTCGAGTCGCCGAGCGTCGCGGCGGTGAGACCGGAGACGTTCTCGGCCTGGATGACCGCGAGGTCGCTGGACGCGTCGGTGCCGATCACGCGCGCCTGCGCGGTCCTGCCGTCCTGGAAGGTGACGGTGAGCGTCCCGCCCTGCCCCGCGTCCGCGACGACGTGGTTGTTGGTGAGGATCCTGCCGTCGGAGCTGACGATGATCCCGCTCCCTCCGGCTGCGCCCGTCCTGCCCTCCGCCGTGATCGACACGACGCTCGGCAGCACCCGGTCCGCGACCCCGCTGACGTCGCCGCTGGGCGCGTCGGCCTTGTCGTTGGCCGCGGGCAGACCGCTCACGGTCGCGGGCGAGCGCAGTGCCCCCAGCCCGGCGACCGTGCCCGCGCCGGCGCCGCCGCCGATCAGCCCCGCCGCGAGGACCACCGCGACGAACGCGGCGGTCCGTCGCCTCGGCCGGCGCGCGGGACCGTACGGCGGCGGACCCGTCGGAGGCGCGCCCTGCGGCGGCGTGC
Proteins encoded in this region:
- a CDS encoding PDZ domain-containing protein is translated as MNSTPPMSPPQGPAQGPPFHEAPPPPFGTPPQGAPPTGPPPYGPARRPRRRTAAFVAVVLAAGLIGGGAGAGTVAGLGALRSPATVSGLPAANDKADAPSGDVSGVADRVLPSVVSITAEGRTGAAGGSGIIVSSDGRILTNNHVVADAGQGGTLTVTFQDGRTAQARVIGTDASSDLAVIQAENVSGLTAATLGDSTSLDVGDPVVAIGSPLGLSGTVTSGIVSALDRPVRTTGAEGNGPGGAEQDSAVLDAIQTDAAVNPGNSGGPLVDMNGRVVGINSAIAGTGGSSSGQSGNIGLGFAIPISEAWPIAKQLIDDGTAQHALLGVQVSDVSQGTAGARLAGVTSGGPAAKAGLREGDVVTKLGDRRIDSADALVAATRSHDPGEKVGVTYERGGSSHTATVTLGSDG